Proteins from a genomic interval of Ralstonia wenshanensis:
- a CDS encoding SDR family oxidoreductase — protein sequence MTNATSRRTRTALILGASRGIGLETVKQYRADGWRVIATVRTQEAAQALQALGAETHVLDLTDANAVAGLAWKLDGEALDVAIYVAGIYGPRTQGATPVSQADFDAVMHTNVWAPMGVLPAVLPMVEAGRNGADEPGGVLAVISSRMGSIGDMTGNGGWLYRASKAAVNAVLRGVSIDAKNATCLTFHPGWVQTDMGGAGAAITAQESVAGIRRVIAGAARADNGGFRNYDGSVIEW from the coding sequence ATGACGAACGCAACGTCGCGCCGCACGCGCACCGCGCTCATCCTGGGCGCGTCGCGCGGCATCGGCCTGGAAACGGTCAAGCAATACCGTGCGGATGGCTGGCGCGTGATTGCCACCGTGCGCACGCAAGAGGCCGCCCAGGCGCTGCAGGCTCTGGGCGCCGAGACCCACGTGCTGGACCTGACCGACGCCAACGCCGTCGCCGGCCTGGCGTGGAAGCTCGACGGCGAAGCGCTGGACGTGGCGATCTACGTGGCGGGCATCTACGGCCCGCGCACGCAGGGCGCCACGCCCGTCAGCCAGGCGGATTTCGATGCCGTGATGCACACCAACGTGTGGGCGCCGATGGGCGTGCTGCCTGCGGTGCTGCCGATGGTGGAAGCCGGACGCAATGGTGCGGACGAACCTGGCGGCGTGCTCGCCGTCATCTCCAGCCGCATGGGCAGCATTGGCGACATGACAGGCAACGGCGGCTGGCTGTATCGCGCCAGCAAGGCGGCGGTGAATGCCGTGCTGCGCGGGGTGTCCATCGACGCCAAGAACGCCACGTGCCTGACCTTCCACCCCGGCTGGGTACAGACCGACATGGGCGGCGCGGGCGCGGCCATCACGGCGCAGGAAAGCGTGGCCGGCATCCGCCGCGTGATTGCCGGCGCCGCGCGCGCTGACAACGGCGGGTTCCGCAACTACGACGGCAGCGTCATTGAATGGTGA
- a CDS encoding acetyl-CoA C-acetyltransferase, with amino-acid sequence MSDRIVIASAARTPMGAFQGELASLTAPQLGAAAIRAAVERAGLKPEQIEEVIMGCVLPAGQGQAPARQAALGAGLPLSVGCTTVNKMCGSGMRAAMNAYDALLAGSLDVVVAGGMESMTNAPYLIPKGRGGYRIGHGMIYDHMMLDGLEDAYDKGRAMGTFGEDCAEKYGFTREAQDHFAMTSVRRAQEATESGAFRWEITPVTVSSKAGDTVIDTDEGPRRIKVDKIPSLKPAFKKDGTVTAASSSSINDGAAALVMMRESTAKQLGITPLAVMLGHTTHAQEPSWFTTAPVTAIDKLFKKLAWNSGNVDLFEINEAFAVVPMAAMHDLRIPHEKVNVNGGACALGHPIGASGARLIATLLGALRHRGGKRGVASLCIGGGEATAVGIELY; translated from the coding sequence ATGTCCGACCGCATCGTCATCGCCTCCGCCGCCCGTACCCCGATGGGCGCCTTCCAGGGCGAACTCGCCAGCCTCACTGCCCCACAACTCGGCGCCGCTGCCATCCGCGCGGCAGTCGAGCGTGCGGGCTTGAAGCCGGAACAGATTGAAGAAGTCATCATGGGCTGCGTCCTGCCTGCGGGGCAGGGGCAAGCGCCGGCACGTCAGGCCGCACTGGGCGCGGGCCTGCCGCTGTCAGTCGGCTGCACGACAGTCAACAAGATGTGTGGTTCGGGCATGCGCGCCGCCATGAATGCGTATGACGCGCTGCTCGCAGGGTCGCTGGACGTTGTGGTTGCGGGCGGCATGGAAAGCATGACCAACGCGCCGTACCTGATCCCGAAAGGCCGCGGCGGCTACCGCATCGGCCATGGCATGATCTACGACCACATGATGCTCGACGGCCTGGAAGACGCTTATGACAAGGGCCGCGCGATGGGCACCTTCGGCGAGGACTGCGCCGAGAAATACGGCTTCACGCGCGAGGCCCAGGACCACTTCGCGATGACATCCGTGCGCCGCGCGCAGGAGGCCACCGAATCCGGCGCGTTCCGTTGGGAGATCACGCCCGTCACGGTGTCGAGCAAAGCCGGCGACACCGTCATCGACACCGATGAAGGCCCGCGCCGCATCAAGGTCGACAAGATCCCCTCGCTCAAGCCCGCCTTCAAGAAAGACGGCACGGTGACGGCCGCGTCGTCTTCGTCGATCAACGATGGCGCAGCTGCGCTGGTGATGATGCGCGAGTCGACTGCCAAGCAACTCGGCATCACGCCGCTGGCGGTGATGCTGGGCCACACCACGCACGCGCAAGAGCCGAGCTGGTTCACCACGGCGCCGGTCACGGCCATCGACAAGCTGTTCAAGAAGCTCGCCTGGAACTCAGGCAACGTTGACCTGTTCGAGATCAACGAGGCGTTTGCCGTGGTGCCGATGGCCGCCATGCACGACCTGCGCATCCCGCACGAAAAAGTGAACGTGAACGGCGGCGCGTGCGCGCTGGGCCATCCGATCGGCGCATCGGGCGCACGCTTGATCGCGACGCTGCTGGGCGCGCTGCGACACCGCGGCGGCAAGCGCGGCGTGGCAAGCCTGTGCATCGGCGGCGGTGAAGCCACGGCTGTCGGCATCGAACTCTACTAA
- the can gene encoding carbonate dehydratase: MPHRIKELFENNRKWVERVHAEDPAFFSNLANQQNPEYLWIGCSDSRVPANQIIGLPPGEVFVHRNIANVVVHSDLNCLSVLQFAVEVLKIRHITVVGHYGCSGVKAALTKQRFGLADNWIRHVRDVAEQHETYLGTVVREQDQHDRLCELNVIHQVNNVCLTTIVQDAWDRGQPLTVHGWIYGVKDGMLRNLGMAASSNEELHAQLGEAWLNYGKEGSTPSPVGF; this comes from the coding sequence ATGCCACATCGCATCAAAGAGCTGTTCGAGAACAACCGGAAGTGGGTCGAGCGCGTCCACGCTGAAGACCCGGCTTTCTTCTCCAATCTGGCCAACCAGCAGAACCCGGAATACCTCTGGATCGGCTGCTCGGATTCGCGCGTGCCTGCCAACCAGATCATCGGTCTGCCGCCGGGCGAGGTGTTCGTCCACCGCAACATCGCCAACGTGGTGGTGCACTCGGACCTGAACTGCCTGTCGGTGCTGCAGTTTGCGGTGGAAGTGCTGAAGATCCGCCACATCACGGTGGTGGGCCACTACGGCTGCTCCGGTGTGAAGGCCGCCCTGACAAAGCAACGTTTCGGACTGGCCGACAACTGGATTCGTCACGTGCGTGACGTGGCCGAGCAACACGAAACGTATCTCGGCACGGTGGTCCGCGAGCAGGATCAGCATGACCGGCTGTGTGAGCTGAACGTGATCCACCAGGTGAATAACGTGTGCCTGACGACGATCGTGCAGGACGCTTGGGATCGCGGGCAGCCGCTGACCGTTCACGGTTGGATTTACGGCGTGAAGGACGGGATGTTGCGCAACCTGGGGATGGCGGCGAGCTCCAATGAGGAACTTCATGCTCAGCTTGGTGAGGCTTGGCTGAATTATGGGAAGGAAGGGAGTACGCCTAGTCCGGTGGGGTTTTGA
- the aceK gene encoding bifunctional isocitrate dehydrogenase kinase/phosphatase: MSHFPKLLSSQIAFDVARTMLDGFDKHYRLFREVSVQAKTAFETGDWAGLQQLQRDRIAYYDERVREASVILEDEYDAENIDDEIWRQIKLHFIGLLTNHHQPECAETFFNSVCTRILHRSYFNNDFIFVRPAISTEYIENEESPTKPTYRAYYPGTRDGLGACFERIVHNFQLNAPFEDLERDIGYIVRAVGEHFGDFRIAPNFQIHVLSSLFFRNKAAYIIGRVINGDKTFPLAVPILRNAAGQLSLDTVLLRQEQLLILFSFTHSYFMVDMEIPSAYVTFLRDLMPRKPRAEIYTSLGLQKQGKNLFYRDFLHHLQHSSDKFIIAPGIRGLVMLVFTLPSYPYVFKVIKDYFPPPKETTRELIKSKYQLVKRHDRVGRMADTLEYSDVAFPLSRFDEDLIKELEKHAPSMVEYQRSDDGGEEIVIRHVYIERRMTPLNIWLHEGTDAQVEHGIIEYGNAIKELIAANIFPGDMLYKNFGVTRHGRVVFYDYDEIEYLTDCNIRTVPQPRTEEEEMSGEVWYSVGPHDIFPETYRTFLLGDPRVREAFLKHHADFFEASMWQGYKERLLSGQMHDFYAYDAAERFVNRYGASAPDNAAQDNTTLPQRAAA; the protein is encoded by the coding sequence ATGTCCCATTTCCCAAAGCTCCTCTCGTCGCAGATCGCCTTTGACGTCGCCCGTACGATGCTCGACGGCTTCGACAAGCACTATCGCTTGTTCCGCGAGGTGAGCGTACAGGCCAAGACTGCGTTCGAGACCGGGGACTGGGCGGGCCTGCAGCAACTGCAGCGCGACCGCATCGCCTACTACGACGAACGCGTGCGCGAAGCGTCGGTCATCCTCGAAGACGAATACGACGCCGAGAACATCGACGACGAGATCTGGCGCCAGATCAAGCTGCATTTCATCGGCCTGCTGACCAACCATCACCAGCCCGAGTGCGCCGAGACTTTCTTCAACTCGGTTTGTACGCGCATCCTGCATCGCTCGTACTTCAACAACGATTTCATCTTCGTGCGCCCGGCCATCTCGACGGAATACATCGAGAACGAAGAGTCGCCCACCAAGCCGACGTACCGCGCCTATTACCCCGGCACGCGCGACGGCCTGGGCGCCTGCTTCGAGCGTATCGTCCACAACTTCCAGCTCAACGCGCCGTTTGAAGATCTGGAGCGCGACATCGGCTACATCGTGCGCGCGGTGGGCGAGCATTTCGGCGACTTCCGCATCGCACCGAATTTCCAGATCCATGTGCTGTCGTCGCTGTTCTTCCGCAACAAGGCGGCGTACATCATCGGGCGCGTGATCAACGGCGACAAGACGTTCCCGCTGGCCGTGCCAATCCTGCGCAATGCCGCGGGCCAGCTCTCGCTCGACACAGTGTTGCTGCGGCAAGAACAGTTGCTCATCCTGTTCTCGTTCACGCACTCGTATTTCATGGTGGACATGGAGATTCCGTCTGCCTACGTGACCTTCCTGCGTGACCTGATGCCGCGCAAGCCGCGCGCCGAAATCTATACCTCGCTCGGCTTGCAGAAGCAGGGCAAGAACCTGTTCTATCGCGACTTCCTGCACCACCTGCAGCATTCATCGGACAAGTTCATCATCGCGCCCGGCATCCGGGGCCTGGTGATGCTGGTGTTCACGCTGCCCTCGTACCCGTACGTGTTCAAGGTCATCAAAGATTACTTCCCGCCGCCCAAGGAAACCACGCGCGAGCTGATCAAGAGCAAGTACCAGCTTGTGAAGCGCCACGACCGCGTGGGGCGCATGGCCGATACGCTGGAGTATTCCGACGTGGCCTTCCCGCTCTCGCGCTTTGATGAAGACCTCATCAAGGAGCTGGAGAAGCACGCGCCGTCGATGGTTGAATACCAGCGCAGCGATGACGGCGGTGAGGAGATCGTCATCCGCCATGTCTACATCGAGCGCCGCATGACACCGCTGAACATCTGGCTGCACGAAGGCACCGATGCGCAGGTCGAGCACGGCATCATCGAATACGGCAACGCCATCAAGGAACTCATCGCCGCGAACATCTTCCCCGGCGACATGCTGTACAAGAACTTTGGCGTGACGCGCCACGGCCGCGTGGTCTTCTACGACTACGACGAGATCGAATACCTCACCGACTGCAACATCCGCACCGTTCCCCAGCCGCGGACCGAAGAAGAAGAAATGTCCGGCGAGGTCTGGTACAGCGTCGGCCCGCACGACATTTTTCCGGAGACGTATCGCACGTTCCTGCTTGGCGACCCGCGCGTGCGCGAAGCCTTCCTCAAGCACCACGCAGATTTCTTCGAAGCCTCCATGTGGCAGGGGTACAAGGAGCGCCTGCTCTCCGGGCAGATGCACGATTTCTACGCGTATGACGCAGCCGAACGCTTCGTCAATCGCTACGGCGCGAGCGCGCCCGACAACGCAGCCCAAGACAACACGACGCTGCCGCAGCGCGCCGCCGCTTAA
- a CDS encoding isovaleryl-CoA dehydrogenase, with the protein MIDLPGLKFDLGEDIEMLRSAVRDWAQGELAPRAGEIDRTDQFPMDAWRKMGELGVLGITVAEEYGGANMGYLAHMIAMEEISRASASVGLSYGAHSNLCVNQIHRNGTAAQKAKYLPKLVSGEWVGALAMSEPNAGSDVVSMKLRAELKGDRYVLNGTKMWITNGPDCDVLVVYAKTEPELGARGMTAFIVEKGMKGFSVAQKLDKLGMRGSHTGELVFENVEVPVENILGQENGGTKVLMSGLDYERAVLSGGPIGIMQACMDVVTPYIHDRKQFGQSIGEFQLIQGKMADMYTTLQACRAYLYTVGKNLDSLGRDHVRQVRKDCAGVILYTAEKATWMAGEAIQILGGNGYINEFPVGRLWRDAKLYEIGAGTSEIRRMLIGRELYAETM; encoded by the coding sequence ATGATTGATCTGCCCGGCCTGAAATTCGACTTGGGCGAAGACATCGAGATGCTGCGCTCGGCCGTGCGCGATTGGGCGCAGGGCGAGCTGGCACCGCGTGCCGGCGAAATCGACCGCACCGACCAGTTCCCGATGGACGCGTGGCGCAAGATGGGCGAGTTGGGCGTGCTCGGCATCACGGTGGCAGAGGAGTACGGCGGTGCCAACATGGGCTACCTGGCGCACATGATCGCCATGGAAGAAATCAGCCGCGCCTCAGCGTCGGTCGGCCTGTCGTACGGCGCACACTCGAACCTGTGCGTAAACCAGATCCACCGCAACGGCACGGCGGCCCAGAAAGCCAAGTACCTGCCCAAGCTGGTTTCCGGCGAGTGGGTGGGCGCCCTGGCGATGAGCGAGCCGAATGCCGGGTCGGATGTCGTCAGCATGAAGCTGCGCGCGGAACTGAAAGGCGACCGCTACGTGCTCAACGGCACCAAGATGTGGATCACTAACGGCCCCGACTGCGACGTGCTGGTCGTCTACGCCAAGACCGAGCCCGAACTTGGCGCGCGCGGCATGACGGCGTTCATCGTCGAGAAGGGCATGAAGGGTTTCTCTGTTGCGCAGAAGCTGGACAAGCTCGGCATGCGCGGCTCGCACACGGGCGAGCTGGTGTTCGAGAACGTGGAAGTGCCGGTGGAGAACATCCTCGGCCAGGAAAACGGCGGTACCAAGGTGCTGATGAGCGGCCTGGATTACGAGCGCGCGGTGCTCTCCGGTGGCCCGATCGGCATCATGCAGGCCTGCATGGACGTGGTCACGCCGTACATCCACGATCGCAAGCAGTTCGGCCAGAGCATTGGCGAGTTCCAGCTCATCCAGGGCAAGATGGCCGACATGTACACCACGCTGCAGGCCTGCCGCGCCTATCTGTACACGGTCGGCAAGAACCTCGACTCTTTGGGGCGCGACCACGTGCGCCAGGTGCGCAAGGACTGCGCCGGCGTGATCCTCTACACCGCCGAGAAGGCCACGTGGATGGCCGGCGAAGCCATCCAGATCCTGGGCGGCAACGGCTACATCAACGAATTCCCGGTCGGCCGCCTGTGGCGCGACGCCAAGCTGTACGAAATTGGCGCCGGCACGTCGGAAATCCGCCGCATGCTGATCGGCCGGGAGCTGTACGCAGAGACGATGTAA
- a CDS encoding MerR family transcriptional regulator, which yields MSASTPSAAAALAADLESGDAGALADASFTITDLAREFDITPRAIRFYEDQGLLAPDRQGPGGRRRVYSAGERTRLKLTLRGKRLGLSLGEIKEILDLYESPRDTVPQLERFLASLAQHRAVLTQQLEDLNAQLAEIDQHERQCRRLLEDAQGGTGKPPKRRKAA from the coding sequence ATGTCTGCCTCCACTCCGTCTGCCGCTGCTGCGCTCGCCGCCGATCTTGAATCGGGCGATGCCGGCGCGCTTGCCGACGCAAGCTTCACCATTACCGACCTTGCCCGCGAGTTCGACATCACGCCGCGCGCCATTCGCTTCTATGAAGACCAGGGACTGCTGGCGCCGGATCGCCAGGGCCCGGGCGGGCGTCGCCGGGTGTATTCGGCCGGCGAGCGCACGCGCCTGAAGCTGACCCTGCGCGGCAAGCGGCTCGGCCTGTCGCTGGGCGAGATCAAGGAGATCCTGGATCTGTATGAATCGCCGCGCGATACGGTGCCGCAGCTGGAACGCTTCCTGGCGTCGCTGGCGCAGCACCGCGCGGTGCTCACGCAGCAATTGGAAGATCTGAACGCCCAACTGGCCGAGATCGACCAGCACGAGCGCCAGTGCCGCCGCTTGCTGGAAGATGCGCAGGGCGGCACGGGCAAGCCGCCCAAGCGGCGCAAGGCCGCCTGA
- a CDS encoding MBL fold metallo-hydrolase, which yields MNALEHQLDYPFGDTLPEGGTRFEVAPGVYWLRMPLPFALDHINLWLLRDRQDEQDGWTIIDCGINHEAIRGYWETIFANHLDGLPVLRVLVTHCHPDHVGLSNWLCEGGDQKRWNVRLWMSLGDYAFARMLVGGTGASNAGGEFAARHFERHGLTDPTSIEGIRNRKDYYSTLVPGVPSQYRRLMDGNVVSIGEHTWRVITGFGHAPEHVALYSEDANVLISGDMVLPRISTNVSVFDLEPEADSLTLYLDSLGKYEPLPADVLILPSHGRPFRGLHTRIQQLRDHHADRLAETLAACKAAPQSARDIVNVIFKRQFDVHQMTFAMGEALAHLHALWHQGELVRETGADGIVRFHVAA from the coding sequence ATGAACGCGCTCGAACACCAACTCGACTATCCCTTTGGCGACACGCTTCCCGAAGGCGGCACGCGGTTTGAAGTCGCCCCCGGCGTCTACTGGCTGCGCATGCCGCTGCCGTTTGCGCTCGATCACATCAACCTGTGGCTGCTGCGTGATCGGCAGGACGAGCAGGACGGCTGGACAATCATCGATTGCGGCATCAACCACGAAGCGATTCGCGGGTACTGGGAAACGATCTTCGCGAACCACCTCGACGGCCTGCCGGTGCTGCGTGTGCTGGTCACGCACTGTCACCCGGACCACGTCGGCCTGTCGAACTGGCTGTGCGAAGGCGGCGATCAAAAACGCTGGAATGTGCGCCTGTGGATGAGCCTCGGCGACTACGCCTTCGCGCGCATGCTGGTGGGCGGCACCGGCGCGTCGAACGCCGGCGGCGAATTTGCCGCCCGTCATTTCGAGCGCCACGGCTTGACGGACCCGACCTCCATCGAAGGCATCCGCAACCGCAAGGATTACTACAGCACGCTCGTGCCGGGCGTACCCAGCCAGTACCGCCGCCTGATGGACGGCAATGTCGTCTCCATCGGCGAGCACACATGGCGTGTCATCACAGGCTTCGGCCATGCGCCCGAGCACGTCGCGCTCTACAGCGAAGACGCCAACGTGCTGATTTCCGGCGACATGGTCCTGCCGCGCATTTCCACCAACGTGAGCGTGTTCGATCTGGAACCCGAGGCGGATTCGCTCACGCTGTATCTGGATTCGCTGGGCAAATACGAGCCGCTGCCGGCGGATGTGCTGATCCTCCCGTCGCACGGACGGCCGTTCCGCGGGTTGCATACGCGCATCCAGCAACTGCGCGACCACCATGCGGATCGCCTGGCCGAAACGTTGGCTGCGTGCAAGGCCGCGCCGCAATCGGCACGCGACATCGTCAACGTCATCTTCAAGCGTCAGTTTGACGTACACCAGATGACCTTCGCGATGGGCGAGGCGCTTGCCCACCTGCATGCGTTGTGGCATCAAGGCGAACTGGTGCGCGAAACCGGCGCTGACGGTATCGTTCGATTCCACGTAGCTGCATAA
- a CDS encoding antibiotic biosynthesis monooxygenase family protein, with protein MADQHDVLDDSAVLLPFPAQTPTAPYYAVIFASTRTDGDNGYGAMADRMVELARSMPGFLGIESVRDELAGDQGRPGITVSYWSSLEAIREWKNQSDHLAAQKLGRDQWYASYHLRIAKVEYDYGFVR; from the coding sequence ATGGCTGACCAGCATGACGTTCTCGACGACAGCGCCGTCCTCCTGCCGTTTCCCGCGCAAACGCCGACTGCGCCCTATTACGCCGTGATCTTCGCTTCCACCCGCACCGACGGCGACAACGGCTATGGCGCGATGGCCGACCGCATGGTGGAACTGGCGCGCAGCATGCCGGGCTTTCTCGGCATTGAATCCGTGCGCGATGAACTGGCCGGCGACCAGGGGCGGCCGGGCATCACCGTGTCGTACTGGTCGTCGCTGGAGGCCATTCGCGAGTGGAAGAACCAGAGCGACCACCTTGCCGCGCAGAAGCTGGGGCGTGACCAATGGTATGCGTCGTACCACCTGCGCATTGCCAAGGTGGAGTACGACTATGGGTTTGTGCGATAA
- a CDS encoding helical backbone metal receptor: MTYTDAAGIAHAPVDTTPRIASLVPSITDLLFSLDLGDQLVARTGFCIHPRDAVRNVPKVGGTKTVKLDKLRELAPTHVIVNIDENTRPTVDKLREFIPHIVVTHPCSPEDNLALYQLLGGIFRREAQAQTLSDALTQELEAVRSRHFLPHRVLYAIWQDPWMTVSRDTYISRMLKLVNCHTWPDDPAPVQCGTDKSGDCARPNRPDTRYPTFRWSDDVVRNIDCVLLSTEPYSFTEEHVDALEKQIGKPVYLVDGEMVSWYGSRAIEGVRYLGQFAKTLR; the protein is encoded by the coding sequence ATGACTTACACCGATGCGGCTGGCATCGCGCACGCGCCCGTCGACACCACACCGCGTATCGCCAGCCTGGTCCCTTCGATTACCGATCTGCTGTTCTCGCTCGACCTGGGCGATCAGCTCGTCGCCCGCACCGGCTTCTGCATCCACCCACGCGACGCGGTGCGCAACGTACCGAAGGTGGGCGGCACCAAGACCGTCAAACTCGACAAGCTGCGCGAGCTGGCCCCCACGCACGTCATCGTCAACATTGACGAGAACACGCGCCCGACCGTCGACAAGCTGCGCGAGTTCATCCCACACATCGTCGTCACGCATCCTTGTTCGCCGGAAGACAACCTCGCGCTATACCAACTGCTGGGCGGTATCTTTCGCCGCGAAGCGCAGGCGCAGACGTTGTCGGATGCGCTCACGCAGGAGCTGGAGGCGGTGCGCAGCCGCCACTTCCTGCCGCACCGCGTGCTGTATGCCATCTGGCAAGACCCGTGGATGACGGTGTCGCGCGACACGTACATCTCGCGCATGCTCAAGCTCGTCAACTGCCATACATGGCCCGACGACCCGGCGCCCGTGCAATGCGGCACCGACAAGAGCGGCGATTGCGCCCGCCCCAACCGGCCCGACACGCGCTACCCGACGTTCCGCTGGAGCGATGATGTCGTACGCAACATCGACTGCGTGCTGCTCTCCACCGAGCCTTACAGCTTTACCGAAGAGCATGTCGACGCGCTGGAAAAGCAGATCGGCAAGCCGGTTTATCTCGTCGATGGCGAAATGGTGTCGTGGTACGGCAGCCGCGCAATCGAGGGTGTGCGATACCTGGGGCAATTTGCGAAGACCCTGCGTTAG
- a CDS encoding SDR family oxidoreductase, protein MSEIVFITGASSGIGQALARQYAAQGAKIGLVARRVDALHAFVQTLPAGLQGRCHCYAADVRSADSMRDVANAFIATVGLPDVVIANAGISVGTDLREPGDLKAFAAVMDTNWMGVLNTFQPFVTPMLARAKPGQPGGTLVGIASVAGVRGLPGAAAYSASKSAVIKLMESLRVEFRPLGLRVVTIAPGYIQTPMTEHNPYPMPFLMPVDRFAQKAVNAIHRGVRFTVLPWQMGIVAKLLHVLPRVLYDFAFARAGRKPRNPEISS, encoded by the coding sequence ATGAGCGAGATCGTCTTCATCACGGGCGCTTCCAGCGGGATCGGGCAGGCACTGGCACGGCAGTACGCAGCGCAGGGCGCCAAGATCGGGCTGGTCGCACGGCGGGTCGACGCGCTCCATGCGTTTGTGCAGACGCTGCCCGCCGGTCTCCAGGGCCGCTGCCATTGCTACGCGGCCGACGTGCGCAGCGCCGATTCAATGCGCGACGTGGCCAACGCCTTTATCGCCACAGTGGGGCTGCCCGATGTCGTGATCGCCAACGCCGGCATCTCGGTCGGCACGGACTTGCGCGAACCCGGCGACCTGAAAGCCTTTGCCGCCGTGATGGACACCAACTGGATGGGCGTGCTCAACACGTTCCAGCCATTCGTCACGCCGATGCTGGCACGCGCCAAGCCTGGGCAGCCTGGCGGGACGCTGGTCGGCATTGCCAGCGTTGCCGGCGTGCGCGGGCTGCCGGGTGCTGCCGCGTACAGCGCGTCCAAATCGGCGGTGATCAAGCTGATGGAGAGCCTGCGCGTGGAGTTCCGCCCGCTTGGCCTGCGCGTGGTGACGATCGCCCCCGGCTACATCCAGACGCCGATGACCGAACACAATCCGTATCCGATGCCCTTCCTGATGCCGGTGGACCGCTTTGCACAGAAAGCCGTGAATGCGATCCATCGCGGCGTGCGCTTCACGGTGCTGCCATGGCAGATGGGCATCGTCGCCAAGCTGCTGCACGTGCTGCCGCGCGTGCTGTATGACTTTGCGTTTGCGCGCGCCGGGCGCAAACCCCGCAACCCCGAGATTTCGTCATGA
- a CDS encoding thiol:disulfide interchange protein DsbA/DsbL, which produces MKKLAAFLIALATGAGLLMTAPANAAPTAGKEYKVLQTPQPVPAGKIEVTEFFWYGCPHCYDFENTWTAWVAKQGKDVVIKRVPVAFNAKLEPHTRIYYTLEALGKLDAKDASGKTLHDRVFDQLHKNYRSMSELDDIAKFMAANGVDEKQFRDTYNSFSVNANTKRAAQLADQYKIEGVPTVVVQGKYTTSPADAGSNVGAAQTLDYLVDQVRNRKM; this is translated from the coding sequence ATGAAAAAACTCGCTGCTTTCCTGATCGCCCTCGCTACCGGCGCCGGCCTCCTGATGACCGCACCGGCCAACGCCGCGCCGACCGCCGGCAAGGAATACAAAGTGCTGCAAACGCCGCAGCCCGTGCCCGCAGGCAAGATCGAAGTGACGGAGTTCTTCTGGTACGGCTGCCCGCACTGCTACGACTTTGAAAACACCTGGACGGCATGGGTCGCCAAGCAAGGCAAGGACGTGGTGATCAAGCGCGTGCCCGTGGCTTTCAATGCCAAGCTGGAGCCGCATACCCGCATCTATTACACGCTGGAAGCGCTGGGCAAGCTCGACGCCAAGGACGCCAGCGGCAAGACGCTGCATGACCGCGTGTTCGACCAGCTGCACAAAAACTACCGCTCGATGTCCGAGCTGGACGACATCGCCAAGTTCATGGCCGCCAACGGCGTCGATGAGAAGCAATTCCGCGACACTTACAACTCGTTCAGTGTGAACGCCAATACCAAACGCGCTGCGCAACTGGCCGATCAGTACAAGATCGAAGGCGTGCCGACCGTGGTCGTGCAGGGCAAGTACACCACCTCGCCGGCAGATGCAGGCAGCAACGTGGGCGCGGCCCAAACGCTCGACTATCTCGTCGACCAGGTGCGCAACCGCAAGATGTGA
- a CDS encoding SPOR domain-containing protein yields MARNTQSSRARSQRGGTFLGLVLGLIVGLAIAVVVAVYITKAPVPFVSRGGAQPKPSEAGNVVNTLPAPVQPAPQASAPQAADPNAPLWSRVPAKPVDQTAEQNNPPPGITIHPAQPGSTPQVASAPGAKPPKPPVTASNEKPVTDPIAEIARQDAAKTGYFLQVGAYKSAEDAERQKGNLAMQGFEAKVTQREVNGATMYRVRLGPFNSLDEMTAVRSRLQSTGVESSVIRFARQ; encoded by the coding sequence ATGGCACGCAATACGCAATCTTCCCGTGCCCGCTCGCAACGGGGCGGCACGTTTCTGGGTCTGGTGCTGGGCTTGATCGTCGGTTTGGCGATCGCCGTGGTGGTGGCGGTGTACATCACCAAGGCCCCGGTACCGTTCGTGTCGCGTGGCGGCGCGCAACCCAAGCCGAGCGAAGCGGGCAACGTGGTCAACACGCTTCCGGCGCCGGTGCAACCCGCGCCGCAGGCCAGCGCCCCGCAGGCGGCGGACCCGAACGCGCCGCTGTGGAGCCGCGTGCCGGCCAAGCCGGTCGATCAGACCGCCGAGCAGAACAACCCGCCGCCGGGCATCACCATTCACCCGGCCCAGCCGGGCTCGACCCCGCAGGTGGCAAGCGCACCGGGCGCCAAGCCGCCCAAGCCGCCGGTCACCGCCTCCAACGAGAAGCCGGTGACGGACCCGATTGCCGAGATTGCTCGCCAGGATGCCGCCAAGACCGGCTATTTCCTGCAAGTTGGCGCTTACAAATCCGCCGAAGACGCTGAGCGCCAGAAGGGCAACCTGGCCATGCAAGGCTTTGAAGCCAAGGTGACGCAGCGCGAGGTGAACGGCGCCACGATGTATCGCGTGCGCCTGGGGCCGTTCAACTCGCTCGACGAGATGACCGCCGTGCGCAGCCGCCTGCAATCGACGGGCGTGGAATCGTCGGTCATCCGCTTCGCCCGCCAGTAA